In Acidovorax sp. GBBC 1281, a single window of DNA contains:
- the metE gene encoding 5-methyltetrahydropteroyltriglutamate--homocysteine S-methyltransferase produces the protein MAQSPISTHTLGFPRMGAHRELKVALEKHWRGDLTSEALEAVGADLRARHWQAQRDAGLAFVTVGDFAYYDHVANHIQLLGAEPARYGFLPSQPELARYFKMARGESTATAAPCQGESGQGACGHAPATPHASQFALEMTKWFDTNYHYLVPEFTPATTFRLASERLFEEVAEAQALGHPVKAVLLGPLSFLYLGKEKAEGFDRFSLLQPLLDVYEQILARLKRQGVAWVQIDEPILGLDLPDAWRHAFEPAYWQLNRAGAQVLLATYFSPLQENTRLASQLPVAGLHVDAVRAPEDLVAVTDWLPSHKLLSVGIVDGRNIWRADLDAALERLAAIAAKHQGPLWIAPSCSLLHVPFGLASEDRLDAEVKSWLAFALEKLGELHTLQSTLNGQPDAAALATARAAIDSRRASQRVHRPDVARRLDGAPAGADQRTAPFPVRQAAQRQRLQLPLLPTTTIGSFPQTAEIRAARAAFKRGQQAPDTYRAAMQAEIERAVRTQEALGLDVLVHGEAERNDMVEYFGEQLDGFAFTANGWVQSYGSRCVKPPILFGDVARPRPMTVDWTAFAQSLTPRPMKGMLTGPITILQWSFVRDDQPRSRTAEQIAWAIRDEVSDLEGAGIGIIQIDEPAIREGLPLRRADWKTYLQWATRAFRISASGVRSTTQIHTHMCYSEFNDILPEIAAMDADVITIETSRSDMELLRGFGAFQYPNEIGPGVYDIHSPRVPGVQEMRRLLEKAAQVVPVENLWVNPDCGLKTRGWPETEAALRNMVDATRALRREWPTSNVAEPEVAASA, from the coding sequence ATGGCCCAATCACCCATCTCCACCCACACCCTCGGCTTTCCGCGCATGGGCGCACACCGCGAACTCAAGGTCGCGCTGGAAAAGCACTGGCGCGGCGACCTGACGTCCGAGGCGCTGGAGGCCGTGGGCGCCGATCTGCGCGCCCGACACTGGCAGGCCCAGCGCGACGCGGGCCTGGCCTTCGTCACCGTGGGCGACTTCGCCTACTACGACCATGTGGCCAACCACATCCAGCTGCTGGGCGCCGAGCCCGCGCGCTACGGCTTCCTGCCCAGCCAGCCCGAGCTGGCCCGCTACTTCAAGATGGCCCGCGGCGAGTCCACCGCCACCGCGGCCCCCTGCCAGGGCGAGTCGGGCCAGGGCGCCTGCGGCCACGCGCCCGCCACGCCGCACGCCAGCCAGTTCGCGCTGGAGATGACGAAGTGGTTCGACACCAACTACCACTACCTCGTGCCGGAATTCACGCCGGCCACCACCTTTCGGTTGGCCAGCGAGCGCCTGTTCGAAGAGGTGGCCGAGGCACAGGCCCTGGGCCACCCCGTCAAGGCGGTGCTGCTCGGGCCTCTGAGCTTTCTGTACCTGGGCAAGGAAAAGGCCGAAGGCTTCGACCGCTTCTCGCTGCTGCAGCCGCTGCTGGACGTGTACGAACAGATCCTCGCGCGGCTCAAGCGCCAGGGCGTGGCCTGGGTGCAGATCGACGAGCCCATCCTGGGCCTGGACCTGCCCGATGCCTGGCGCCACGCCTTCGAGCCGGCGTACTGGCAGCTCAACCGCGCCGGCGCCCAGGTGCTGCTGGCCACCTACTTCTCGCCCCTGCAGGAAAACACCCGGCTCGCGTCCCAGCTGCCCGTGGCCGGCCTGCACGTGGACGCCGTGCGGGCGCCGGAGGACCTGGTCGCCGTGACCGACTGGCTGCCCAGCCACAAGCTGCTGTCGGTCGGCATCGTGGACGGCCGCAACATCTGGCGGGCCGACTTGGACGCCGCGCTGGAGCGCCTGGCCGCCATCGCCGCCAAGCACCAGGGGCCGCTGTGGATCGCGCCCTCATGCTCCCTGCTGCACGTGCCTTTCGGCCTGGCGTCGGAAGACCGGCTCGATGCCGAGGTGAAATCCTGGCTGGCCTTCGCCCTGGAAAAGCTCGGTGAGCTGCATACCCTGCAGAGCACCCTCAACGGACAGCCCGATGCGGCGGCCCTGGCCACCGCGCGCGCCGCCATCGACAGCCGCCGCGCCAGCCAGCGCGTGCACCGCCCCGATGTGGCCCGGCGCCTGGACGGCGCCCCGGCCGGTGCCGACCAGCGCACCGCGCCCTTCCCTGTCCGGCAGGCCGCGCAGCGCCAGCGGCTGCAACTGCCGCTGCTGCCCACCACGACCATCGGCTCGTTCCCGCAGACCGCCGAGATCCGCGCCGCCCGCGCCGCCTTCAAGCGCGGCCAGCAAGCACCGGATACCTACCGCGCCGCCATGCAGGCCGAGATCGAACGGGCCGTGCGCACGCAGGAGGCCCTGGGCCTGGACGTGCTGGTGCATGGCGAGGCTGAGCGCAACGACATGGTCGAATACTTCGGCGAACAGCTCGACGGATTCGCCTTCACTGCCAACGGCTGGGTGCAGAGCTACGGATCGCGCTGCGTGAAGCCGCCCATCCTCTTCGGCGACGTCGCCCGCCCCCGGCCGATGACGGTGGACTGGACCGCCTTCGCGCAAAGCCTCACCCCGCGCCCCATGAAGGGCATGCTGACCGGGCCCATCACCATCCTGCAGTGGTCCTTCGTGCGCGACGACCAGCCGCGCAGCCGCACGGCCGAGCAGATCGCCTGGGCGATCCGCGACGAGGTGAGCGACCTGGAAGGCGCCGGCATCGGCATCATCCAGATCGACGAGCCCGCCATCCGCGAAGGCCTGCCGCTGCGCCGCGCGGACTGGAAGACCTACCTGCAATGGGCGACCCGGGCGTTTCGCATCAGCGCCTCGGGCGTGCGTTCGACCACGCAGATCCACACCCACATGTGCTACAGCGAGTTCAACGACATCCTGCCCGAGATCGCGGCCATGGATGCCGACGTGATCACCATCGAGACCAGCCGCTCCGACATGGAGCTGCTGCGAGGGTTCGGGGCGTTTCAGTACCCCAACGAGATCGGACCCGGCGTGTACGACATCCACTCGCCCCGCGTGCCCGGCGTGCAGGAAATGCGGCGCCTGCTGGAGAAGGCCGCGCAGGTCGTTCCGGTGGAAAACCTCTGGGTCAACCCCGACTGCGGCCTGAAAACCCGCGGCTGGCCCGAAACCGAAGCTGCGCTGCGGAACATGGTGGACGCCACTCGCGCGCTGCGACGCGAGTGGCCAACCTCGAACGTGGCAGAGCCAGAGGTGGCAGCCAGCGCCTGA
- a CDS encoding DUF3309 family protein, producing the protein MSISLILLIVLILILVGALPTWGHSRSWGYGPSGGIGLVVVILLVLLLMGRI; encoded by the coding sequence ATGTCTATTTCTCTCATCCTGCTCATCGTGCTGATCTTGATCCTGGTCGGCGCCCTGCCTACCTGGGGCCACAGCCGCTCGTGGGGATACGGTCCCAGCGGCGGTATCGGATTGGTGGTGGTGATCCTGCTGGTCCTGCTGCTGATGGGCCGGATATAA
- a CDS encoding IS5 family transposase — protein sequence MTETKNRQRSKYRTTNWKAYNAALKARGSLTMWLDEGMQWFGTPTGRRGRSRTFSDAAIQFCLSIKCLFGQPLRQALGMVQSLLRLAKLDWPVPDFSTVCRRQKTLQVELSYQRTNSPLQLLVDSTGIKFLGEGEWKRKKHGAEYRREWRKVHLGIDAQTLEIRAIEVTSNAIGDAPMLPGLLAQIPTDESIESVSADGAYDTRACLDAIAERHAMAVIPPRKNASHWKKSSPGSAHRNEAIRACQRLGRGIWKKWSGYHRRSLVETKMHCFKRLGERVIARTFDRQVVELHVRVALLNRFSQIGRPHTVSVTAVA from the coding sequence GTGACAGAGACGAAGAACAGGCAGCGGAGCAAGTACCGCACGACGAACTGGAAGGCGTACAACGCGGCGCTGAAAGCGCGAGGCTCGTTGACGATGTGGCTAGATGAGGGCATGCAGTGGTTTGGCACGCCGACCGGCAGGCGTGGACGCAGCCGAACCTTCTCGGACGCAGCAATCCAGTTCTGCCTGAGCATCAAGTGCCTGTTCGGCCAGCCCTTGCGACAGGCGCTGGGCATGGTGCAGAGCCTGCTGCGGCTGGCAAAGCTGGACTGGCCGGTACCTGACTTCAGCACTGTTTGCCGGCGCCAAAAGACCTTGCAGGTCGAACTGAGCTACCAGCGAACCAACTCGCCGCTGCAGTTGCTGGTGGACAGCACCGGCATCAAGTTCCTGGGCGAAGGAGAGTGGAAACGCAAGAAGCATGGTGCTGAATACCGGCGCGAATGGCGCAAGGTCCATCTGGGCATCGACGCGCAGACGCTGGAAATACGCGCCATCGAGGTGACCAGCAACGCCATTGGGGATGCGCCGATGTTGCCCGGGTTGCTGGCTCAGATTCCCACTGACGAATCCATCGAAAGCGTCAGTGCCGATGGCGCCTACGACACGCGCGCCTGCCTGGACGCCATTGCCGAGCGGCACGCGATGGCGGTGATCCCGCCCCGCAAGAACGCCAGCCATTGGAAGAAGTCGAGTCCGGGCTCGGCGCATCGTAATGAGGCCATTCGGGCGTGCCAGCGCCTGGGTCGCGGCATTTGGAAGAAGTGGAGCGGCTACCACCGGCGCAGCCTTGTGGAGACGAAGATGCACTGCTTCAAGCGACTGGGCGAACGGGTGATCGCGCGCACGTTCGACCGCCAGGTTGTGGAGCTGCATGTCCGCGTGGCCTTGCTCAATCGGTTCAGTCAGATCGGCCGTCCTCACACCGTGTCGGTGACTGCTGTGGCATAG
- the pilL2 gene encoding PFGI-1 class ICE element type IV pilus protein PilL2, with protein sequence MGVLGWLAMPAQAQAVGDGSVRIGRYSTQQAAPVASAGDPLAVFATITFPRQQVRTVGDAVRHTLLRTGWQLVDIAALSPEAARFLALPLPESQRVLGPYRVQDILDLLLGTTWQWHHDPVQRRLWFTVTPAYAQLTQASPAEASAGATAQPVPDQGARSSSGAPLEAFATHAKEARDAAAR encoded by the coding sequence ATGGGAGTGCTTGGCTGGCTGGCGATGCCGGCCCAGGCGCAGGCAGTGGGCGATGGCTCGGTGCGCATCGGCCGCTACAGCACGCAGCAGGCGGCGCCGGTAGCAAGCGCCGGCGACCCGCTCGCCGTGTTCGCCACCATCACGTTCCCGCGACAGCAGGTGCGCACGGTGGGCGATGCCGTGCGGCACACGCTCCTGCGCACGGGCTGGCAACTGGTGGACATCGCCGCGCTCTCGCCCGAGGCGGCGCGCTTCCTGGCACTGCCGCTGCCCGAGTCGCAGCGCGTGCTGGGTCCGTACCGGGTACAGGACATCCTGGATCTTCTCTTGGGCACCACTTGGCAGTGGCACCACGATCCGGTGCAACGGCGCCTGTGGTTCACCGTAACGCCGGCCTATGCCCAACTGACGCAGGCCAGCCCTGCCGAGGCTTCGGCCGGTGCGACGGCGCAGCCGGTGCCGGACCAGGGTGCCCGGTCTTCATCGGGTGCACCCCTGGAAGCCTTTGCTACCCACGCCAAGGAGGCCCGCGATGCAGCAGCACGTTGA
- a CDS encoding transglycosylase SLT domain-containing protein, protein MSPASPWPIGPWLPYRPEDVKRIEPTGAPLPHIPRTAAAPTRRIDPVLQDMRPEIPLQHTQGQASMVPSHPPKAYAVTAGRMGIPPWLLFGVALQESKLKFGERTLPYPWTLCVRGQGLRYADYPETLAALKGFIARRVTNIDIGAMQVNWHWHGDKLQQPERALDPYPNLAVGAQILRGHFEAGGNWRRAIALYHTGSDNTRETLARGARYADQVLQRLGRMGVPVSALLQSAPRLALGGSHAQA, encoded by the coding sequence GTGTCGCCTGCCTCACCATGGCCCATCGGCCCGTGGCTGCCCTACCGCCCCGAGGACGTGAAGCGGATCGAACCGACAGGAGCGCCACTGCCGCACATTCCCCGCACTGCGGCTGCGCCGACGCGCCGTATCGATCCCGTGCTGCAGGACATGCGCCCGGAGATCCCTCTGCAGCACACACAGGGCCAAGCATCCATGGTGCCGAGCCATCCACCGAAGGCCTACGCGGTCACCGCAGGGCGCATGGGCATACCGCCCTGGCTGCTCTTCGGCGTCGCCCTGCAGGAGTCCAAGCTCAAGTTCGGCGAGCGCACCCTGCCCTACCCCTGGACGCTGTGCGTGCGGGGCCAGGGACTGCGCTACGCCGACTACCCCGAGACGCTGGCCGCGCTCAAGGGCTTCATCGCCCGCCGCGTGACCAACATCGACATCGGCGCGATGCAGGTCAATTGGCACTGGCATGGCGACAAGCTCCAGCAGCCCGAGCGCGCCCTCGATCCCTACCCCAACCTCGCCGTGGGAGCTCAGATCCTGCGCGGGCATTTCGAGGCGGGCGGCAACTGGCGCCGCGCCATCGCGCTTTATCACACGGGCTCGGACAACACCCGCGAGACCCTCGCGCGAGGCGCGCGCTATGCCGATCAGGTGCTCCAGCGACTGGGGCGCATGGGCGTGCCCGTGTCTGCGCTGCTGCAGAGCGCTCCGCGTCTGGCCTTGGGAGGCTCGCATGCGCAGGCTTGA
- a CDS encoding DUF2859 domain-containing protein, which translates to MLLVSALLWTAAANAGQPPLEHLRGSDATVPVAPYLAALVGGEDQQGVMQGMTFPLRTSLRQGVLATEGISVFNARWMTQPIAVMGTDWASLQWLHLHQDRLRALGASVVVVAAGSEDEFKALQRTAAGVPVAPAQSPWLESRMRAAGVAIYPVLIGLDGRARQIIFDGAEDDLGKGTP; encoded by the coding sequence ATGCTTTTGGTTTCCGCGCTGCTGTGGACTGCCGCAGCCAATGCGGGCCAACCACCCCTGGAACATCTTCGGGGGAGCGATGCCACCGTGCCCGTGGCTCCCTACCTGGCCGCGCTCGTGGGCGGCGAGGACCAGCAAGGCGTGATGCAAGGCATGACGTTCCCGCTGCGCACCAGCCTGCGCCAGGGCGTGCTGGCGACCGAGGGCATCTCCGTGTTCAACGCCCGCTGGATGACCCAACCCATCGCGGTGATGGGCACCGACTGGGCATCGCTGCAGTGGCTGCATCTGCACCAGGACCGTCTGCGCGCGCTCGGCGCCTCGGTGGTGGTCGTCGCAGCCGGCAGCGAGGACGAGTTCAAGGCGCTGCAGCGCACCGCAGCCGGCGTGCCGGTCGCGCCCGCGCAGAGCCCATGGCTGGAGTCCCGCATGCGTGCAGCTGGCGTTGCCATCTACCCCGTCCTCATCGGCCTGGATGGCCGGGCGCGCCAGATCATCTTCGACGGGGCCGAGGACGATCTCGGGAAAGGCACGCCATGA
- the traD gene encoding type IV conjugative transfer system coupling protein TraD: protein MKNHAVLEALLRPPIELWSVAMAWGVALVAVVAPWALMMPPLLGWVAALIAFGFGYKRLRQALQILRYQHFMKYYKVTRISPSKIPVGKDEYYLGEGFEWTQLHTQRKRDATRTEAEPFVKPSATEVAMRRWGTKLNEDMQAKLRKNPSEPTLLVRALAGALASEAWFNPLRSYPDLGGSPILHGVGALQEGPVKMRQSSRSGHMIVMGTTRVGKTRMLEMFATQDIHAGHVTIVIDPKGDAELMLRLYAESSRAGRLDQFYLFHLGYPEISARYNGIGNFARITEVATRATNALPSSGNSAAFKEFSWRFTNIVAQAQVALGRVPTYETLLKDVTGIDGLFMDYARMIFTRLAKQGQHTDWEKRVAALEAVVGTRGGPAILRSLADRSPDLVAMFQWIKDSKVEDTVLRGLAAAFSYERSFYEKIIASLGPFLEKLTTGAVGKLISPDYFDASDKRPVFDWMTVMRQGGIVYVGLDALSDSVVSSAVGNSMLADLVSVGGKLYKTGLDPHHPDGKLQLPTVCCHFDEVNEIAGPEFVPMVNKLGGSGFRITAYTQSMFDIEARVGDKAKAGQILDNFNHLVMLRVRSVTTANLLAEQVPQVEVVHLTPMSGVTDTAAQGTGVDFTSRNDDIVTTTKVAMIEAADLLSLPQGQAFALLEGNRRFKIRIPLADSTNDPFVPESLNKVASDMRNRYRTSEQWAKETDWMGDWMAAQPLGAAAADLIATDLAQEDSDAGEDGVDATGASEAAMTGTALGQIMRHGS, encoded by the coding sequence ATGAAGAACCACGCGGTCCTGGAGGCGCTGCTGCGCCCTCCCATCGAGTTGTGGAGCGTGGCCATGGCCTGGGGCGTTGCCCTGGTGGCGGTCGTCGCGCCGTGGGCCCTGATGATGCCGCCCCTGCTGGGCTGGGTGGCGGCATTGATCGCGTTCGGCTTTGGCTACAAGCGCCTGCGCCAGGCGCTGCAGATCCTGCGCTACCAGCACTTCATGAAGTACTACAAGGTCACCCGCATCTCGCCCTCCAAGATTCCGGTAGGCAAGGACGAGTATTACCTGGGCGAGGGCTTCGAGTGGACGCAACTGCACACCCAGCGCAAGCGGGATGCCACGCGCACGGAAGCAGAGCCGTTCGTGAAGCCCAGCGCAACAGAGGTTGCCATGCGCCGCTGGGGCACGAAGCTCAACGAGGACATGCAGGCGAAGCTGCGCAAGAATCCCTCCGAGCCCACCTTGCTCGTGCGCGCCCTCGCGGGCGCCCTGGCCAGCGAGGCCTGGTTCAATCCCCTGCGCTCTTATCCTGACCTGGGCGGCTCGCCCATCCTGCACGGCGTGGGTGCGCTGCAGGAAGGCCCTGTCAAGATGCGCCAGTCCTCGCGCTCCGGCCACATGATCGTCATGGGCACCACGCGCGTGGGCAAGACGCGCATGCTGGAGATGTTCGCCACCCAGGACATCCACGCCGGCCACGTGACCATCGTGATCGATCCCAAGGGTGACGCGGAATTGATGCTGCGCCTGTATGCGGAAAGCTCCCGCGCAGGCCGTCTGGACCAGTTCTACCTGTTCCATCTGGGCTACCCCGAGATTTCCGCGCGATACAACGGTATCGGCAATTTCGCGCGCATCACCGAGGTGGCCACGCGCGCGACCAATGCCCTGCCGTCCTCCGGCAACTCGGCCGCGTTCAAAGAGTTCTCCTGGCGCTTCACCAACATCGTGGCGCAGGCCCAGGTGGCGCTCGGGCGCGTGCCGACCTACGAGACGCTGCTCAAAGACGTGACCGGCATCGACGGGCTGTTCATGGACTACGCCCGGATGATCTTCACGCGCCTGGCAAAACAAGGTCAACACACCGACTGGGAGAAGCGGGTCGCCGCCCTCGAAGCGGTCGTGGGCACAAGGGGCGGGCCGGCCATCTTGCGCAGCCTGGCGGACCGCTCCCCGGACCTGGTGGCCATGTTCCAGTGGATCAAGGACTCCAAGGTCGAGGACACGGTATTGCGAGGCCTGGCCGCCGCGTTCAGCTACGAGCGCTCCTTCTACGAGAAGATCATCGCCAGCCTCGGGCCGTTCCTGGAAAAGCTCACCACCGGAGCCGTGGGCAAGCTGATCTCCCCGGACTACTTCGATGCCAGCGACAAGCGGCCGGTCTTCGACTGGATGACCGTCATGCGCCAGGGCGGCATCGTCTATGTGGGCCTGGATGCCCTGTCCGACTCGGTGGTGTCCTCGGCAGTGGGCAATTCCATGCTGGCCGACCTCGTGAGCGTGGGCGGCAAGCTCTACAAGACCGGGCTCGATCCGCACCACCCGGATGGCAAGCTGCAACTGCCCACCGTGTGCTGCCACTTCGATGAGGTCAATGAGATCGCAGGCCCCGAATTCGTACCCATGGTCAACAAGCTGGGCGGGTCGGGCTTTCGGATCACGGCCTACACGCAGTCGATGTTTGACATCGAGGCGCGCGTGGGCGACAAAGCCAAGGCCGGGCAGATCCTGGACAACTTCAATCACCTGGTGATGTTGCGGGTGCGTTCGGTCACCACGGCCAACCTGCTGGCCGAGCAGGTGCCGCAAGTGGAGGTCGTGCACCTCACGCCCATGTCCGGCGTCACCGACACGGCGGCGCAGGGCACGGGCGTGGACTTCACGTCCCGCAACGACGACATCGTGACCACCACCAAGGTGGCGATGATCGAGGCGGCCGACCTTCTGAGCTTGCCGCAGGGCCAGGCGTTCGCGCTGCTGGAGGGCAACCGGCGCTTCAAGATTCGCATCCCGCTGGCGGACTCCACCAACGATCCGTTCGTTCCCGAGTCGCTCAATAAGGTGGCCAGCGACATGCGCAACCGCTACCGCACCAGCGAGCAATGGGCCAAGGAGACGGACTGGATGGGCGACTGGATGGCCGCGCAGCCGTTGGGCGCTGCGGCCGCGGACCTGATCGCCACCGACCTGGCGCAGGAGGACTCGGATGCAGGCGAAGACGGTGTGGATGCAACGGGGGCAAGCGAAGCCGCGATGACCGGCACGGCCCTGGGCCAGATCATGAGGCACGGATCATGA
- a CDS encoding TIGR03747 family integrating conjugative element membrane protein, whose amino-acid sequence MSDAPPKGPVRPRTRGPVELVLEIGIGLTFVALFSWFVGILIEIGGMYLLWKDEGEVHARTLVEQDLGYIAAAPRSLLVPDTVAFSRQIVRWVQIPYERLGVLRWYARFNGPQAAPEPTPSHATAAVGGNPREGSPLSKGVGQVSRSMGKLLSQWALVSMYVAQDVLLRMSVALFALPAFVLACLVGAVDGLVRRDLRRWGGGRESSFVYHHAKRYTAWSLTGGFGLYLTWPFGGFNPAYMVLVFTVLVAATLSTTVAAFKKYV is encoded by the coding sequence ATGAGCGACGCGCCTCCCAAGGGACCGGTGCGCCCCCGCACGCGCGGCCCCGTCGAACTCGTGCTGGAGATCGGCATCGGCCTGACCTTCGTGGCGTTGTTCTCCTGGTTCGTGGGCATCCTCATCGAGATCGGCGGGATGTACCTGCTGTGGAAGGACGAGGGGGAGGTCCATGCACGCACGCTGGTGGAGCAGGACCTGGGATACATCGCCGCGGCACCGCGCAGCCTCCTGGTGCCCGACACGGTGGCGTTTTCCCGGCAGATCGTGCGATGGGTGCAGATTCCCTACGAGCGGCTCGGCGTGCTGCGCTGGTATGCGCGCTTCAACGGTCCGCAGGCGGCGCCTGAGCCCACGCCATCGCACGCCACCGCCGCAGTCGGTGGCAATCCGCGCGAGGGCAGTCCCTTGTCCAAGGGTGTGGGCCAGGTCAGCCGCTCCATGGGCAAGCTCCTGTCGCAATGGGCGCTGGTCTCGATGTACGTCGCGCAGGACGTGCTGCTGCGCATGTCGGTGGCGCTCTTCGCCCTGCCCGCCTTCGTCCTCGCCTGCCTGGTGGGGGCCGTCGATGGCCTGGTGCGCCGCGACCTGCGCCGCTGGGGCGGCGGGCGGGAAAGCTCCTTCGTCTATCACCACGCCAAGCGCTACACCGCCTGGTCGCTCACCGGCGGCTTCGGCCTGTATCTCACCTGGCCCTTCGGCGGCTTCAACCCCGCCTACATGGTCCTCGTCTTCACCGTCCTCGTCGCCGCCACCCTCTCGACCACCGTGGCGGCTTTCAAGAAATATGTCTGA
- a CDS encoding integrative conjugative element protein, RAQPRD family, with amino-acid sequence MQSPPSHETGQRCRSAWLIALLLAAGAAATAPAHASDEDTEREHLARIAHEIERVQAMVATAAQDAPTGQRVKFRYDWLASDLQMLREGIERHTDTPRQPRPVAPLRGDYRQ; translated from the coding sequence ATGCAATCCCCGCCCTCCCACGAAACCGGCCAACGCTGCCGCAGCGCCTGGCTGATCGCCCTGCTGCTGGCGGCGGGCGCGGCCGCAACCGCTCCCGCGCACGCCAGCGACGAGGACACCGAGCGTGAGCACCTGGCGCGCATCGCGCACGAGATCGAGCGCGTGCAGGCCATGGTGGCCACCGCCGCGCAGGATGCGCCCACCGGCCAGCGCGTCAAGTTCCGCTACGACTGGCTGGCCAGCGACTTGCAGATGCTGCGCGAGGGCATCGAGCGGCACACCGACACCCCTCGCCAGCCGCGGCCCGTGGCGCCGCTGCGCGGCGACTACCGCCAGTGA
- a CDS encoding DUF3262 family protein, with protein sequence MNQTMREAFRTGSGADPAAFKTTLTLIVSAVVLTFFAWIVLQLMDAYRHERITAVQATVAGVKAMVLLSLVFYVVV encoded by the coding sequence ATGAACCAGACCATGCGCGAGGCCTTCCGCACCGGCTCGGGCGCCGATCCCGCAGCCTTCAAGACCACGCTCACGCTCATCGTGAGCGCCGTGGTCCTGACCTTCTTCGCCTGGATCGTGCTGCAACTCATGGATGCCTACCGCCACGAGCGCATCACCGCGGTGCAGGCCACCGTCGCCGGCGTCAAGGCCATGGTGCTGCTCTCGCTCGTCTTCTACGTCGTCGTCTAG
- a CDS encoding DUF2976 domain-containing protein: MPSSRLQRLQALARNTLSLARDRAARALLAPAVALICTPALAALPTMPKPGEAIGGGTVAEGDWLGNMGALMKAGLIILGLIIVGYGFIHVVAGAIAKWRAYTAGKAEKADLVEYFIMAGVLGGFMVIMVTYALETIK, from the coding sequence ATGCCATCGTCCCGACTTCAACGCCTGCAGGCGCTCGCCCGCAACACCCTGTCCCTCGCCCGGGACCGTGCAGCCCGTGCATTGCTCGCTCCTGCCGTGGCCCTGATCTGCACTCCCGCCCTGGCAGCGCTGCCCACCATGCCCAAGCCCGGCGAGGCCATCGGCGGCGGCACGGTCGCCGAGGGCGACTGGCTGGGCAACATGGGGGCCTTGATGAAGGCCGGCCTCATCATTCTCGGCCTCATCATCGTGGGCTATGGATTCATCCATGTCGTTGCCGGTGCGATCGCGAAATGGCGCGCCTACACCGCGGGTAAAGCGGAAAAAGCCGACCTGGTGGAGTATTTCATCATGGCCGGCGTACTCGGTGGGTTCATGGTGATCATGGTGACCTACGCGCTGGAAACCATCAAGTGA
- a CDS encoding TIGR03750 family conjugal transfer protein: MNVEPSIFNGMTTTEAKVIAAAALAACLFMGAIVTAFTGLWQVMLMLAIFGPMAVLWFSSTWLARIKRGRPDGYYTQYLHLWAARRGWVRCRFIGHEGWWDLGRSFEGSLASSLRPPREVRRDSHGQSHADTHHRPD; this comes from the coding sequence GTGAACGTCGAGCCGTCGATCTTCAACGGGATGACCACGACCGAGGCCAAGGTGATCGCAGCCGCGGCACTCGCTGCCTGTCTGTTCATGGGCGCCATCGTCACCGCGTTCACGGGCCTGTGGCAGGTCATGCTGATGCTCGCGATCTTCGGGCCGATGGCGGTGCTGTGGTTCTCCTCGACCTGGCTGGCCCGCATCAAGCGCGGCCGGCCCGATGGCTACTACACCCAGTACCTGCACCTGTGGGCCGCTCGCCGGGGATGGGTCCGGTGCCGCTTCATCGGGCACGAGGGCTGGTGGGACCTGGGGCGCTCCTTCGAGGGTTCCCTCGCCTCTTCCTTGCGGCCACCGAGGGAGGTGCGCAGGGATTCGCACGGCCAGTCCCATGCCGACACACATCACCGACCGGATTGA